One window of Sulfurospirillum sp. 1612 genomic DNA carries:
- a CDS encoding plasma-membrane proton-efflux P-type ATPase, with translation MFNTEGLSTSEATQRLKQYGENVIKEQEESWQHRLFRRFWGPIPWMIEIALILSGIAKRWEDFYVILLMLLVNAMVDFYQESKALSAIAVLKKKLAKMALVLRDGVWQNIDAKAIVPGDIIKIKIGDIVPADCELLGGGDFLQVDQSALTGESLPVHKKVGETLYANALIKQGEMIARVSNTASNTYFGKTVNLVAKAEHEEHSHFQKMVMKVGDFLILITIALISIIIFYGIQRHEPILDVLVFALILTISAIPVAMPAVLTVTMALGSRVLAAKEAIVTRLAAIEELAGMDVLCSDKTGTLTQNTMHLAPSYLYEGYQEEDVMLYAALASKRENHDPIEAPIFDFIDKNTALKQQFSSHKMDHYTPFDPVSKRTEAIFGSMVYTKGAPQVIIQMCDLDDTATKEIYHQIDLFASKGFRTLGVAYKKEAEPHYHFVGLISLFDPPRVDSKEAIHKAKDKHVAVKIITGDNIAVAKYIANILDVGESIENIESLKGEDSKEYLYLSQILSSAILKKLSPDISKEVREQSVKEIVQEVKKSLDKRVIPKGNVTKHESEIIQLIEDANGFAQVFPEDKYFIVEELQKADHIVGMTGDGVNDAPALKKADCGIAVSGATDAARAAADIVLMAPGLTVIVDAISQARVIFERMQSYVVYRIAETLRILLFMTLAIVIFDFYPITAMMIIILALLNDIPIMAIAYDNTKVGEKPLKWDMKNIFVLSSWFGIAGVFSSFTIFYIMMVFLKAHPQSVMFLPDVPTWVGDAKSYLGFVQSVFFVLLTVAGHLTIFNTRISDWFMKKPYPSWYLLLASFSTALLGSVIGVYGLGIMTPIGWKWALFVWGYSLCWFVFNDGVKMAMIKYYKRRYKENVL, from the coding sequence ATGTTTAATACAGAGGGACTCTCAACATCAGAAGCAACACAACGTCTCAAACAATACGGTGAAAATGTCATCAAAGAGCAAGAAGAGAGCTGGCAACACCGGCTTTTTAGACGTTTTTGGGGCCCGATTCCCTGGATGATTGAAATAGCACTCATCCTCTCAGGCATTGCAAAACGGTGGGAAGATTTCTATGTTATTTTATTGATGCTCTTAGTCAATGCAATGGTCGATTTTTATCAAGAATCAAAAGCACTGAGCGCTATTGCTGTGCTCAAAAAAAAATTAGCCAAAATGGCCCTCGTTTTGCGAGATGGCGTTTGGCAAAATATTGATGCCAAAGCGATTGTGCCAGGGGATATCATCAAAATTAAAATTGGCGATATTGTCCCCGCAGATTGCGAGCTTTTAGGCGGAGGAGATTTTTTACAAGTGGATCAATCTGCTCTCACTGGGGAGTCCCTCCCTGTGCATAAAAAAGTAGGAGAAACCCTCTATGCTAATGCACTCATCAAGCAAGGTGAGATGATTGCGCGCGTGAGCAATACAGCGTCAAATACCTATTTTGGTAAAACGGTCAATCTCGTAGCCAAAGCAGAACACGAAGAACACAGTCATTTTCAAAAAATGGTCATGAAAGTGGGCGATTTTTTGATTCTTATCACGATTGCTCTGATTTCGATTATTATCTTTTATGGCATTCAACGTCATGAGCCGATTTTAGATGTATTGGTATTTGCATTGATTTTAACCATCTCTGCAATTCCCGTGGCGATGCCGGCGGTACTCACTGTCACCATGGCATTAGGCTCGCGCGTTTTAGCTGCCAAAGAGGCGATTGTGACACGCTTGGCTGCGATTGAAGAGTTGGCGGGTATGGATGTATTGTGTTCCGATAAAACAGGGACACTCACCCAAAATACGATGCATCTCGCGCCTTCGTACCTTTATGAAGGGTATCAAGAAGAGGATGTGATGCTTTATGCTGCCCTGGCTAGTAAGCGAGAAAATCATGATCCCATCGAAGCACCAATTTTTGATTTTATTGACAAAAACACTGCATTAAAACAACAATTTTCTAGCCACAAAATGGATCATTATACTCCCTTTGATCCTGTGAGTAAGCGTACAGAAGCCATATTTGGGTCGATGGTTTATACCAAAGGCGCACCTCAAGTGATTATCCAGATGTGTGATTTGGATGATACTGCAACAAAAGAAATTTATCACCAGATTGACCTCTTTGCCAGCAAAGGATTTCGGACATTAGGTGTTGCCTATAAAAAAGAAGCAGAGCCGCATTATCATTTTGTAGGACTTATTTCCTTATTTGACCCTCCTCGTGTTGATTCCAAAGAGGCGATTCATAAGGCCAAGGATAAGCATGTTGCGGTGAAGATTATTACCGGTGATAATATCGCTGTTGCCAAGTATATTGCAAATATCTTAGATGTGGGAGAGTCTATTGAAAATATTGAAAGCCTCAAAGGAGAGGATTCAAAAGAGTATCTGTATCTCTCTCAGATTCTCTCTTCTGCTATTTTGAAAAAACTAAGCCCTGATATATCAAAAGAGGTGAGAGAACAATCTGTTAAAGAGATTGTGCAAGAGGTCAAAAAATCACTCGATAAACGGGTCATTCCAAAAGGTAATGTGACCAAGCATGAGTCTGAAATCATTCAATTGATTGAAGACGCCAATGGTTTTGCTCAAGTTTTTCCTGAAGACAAATACTTCATCGTAGAAGAGCTCCAAAAAGCAGACCATATCGTCGGGATGACCGGAGATGGAGTCAATGATGCGCCTGCCCTTAAAAAGGCTGATTGTGGCATTGCTGTTAGTGGTGCTACGGATGCGGCGAGGGCGGCTGCGGATATTGTCTTGATGGCACCAGGTCTCACCGTCATCGTCGATGCCATCTCTCAAGCTCGCGTGATTTTTGAGCGCATGCAAAGTTATGTGGTATACCGTATCGCTGAGACACTGCGGATTTTGTTATTTATGACTTTGGCTATTGTAATTTTTGATTTTTATCCTATCACAGCGATGATGATTATCATATTGGCACTTTTAAATGATATTCCTATTATGGCCATTGCGTATGATAATACAAAAGTAGGTGAAAAACCACTCAAGTGGGATATGAAAAATATCTTCGTACTCTCTTCATGGTTTGGGATTGCAGGCGTCTTTAGCTCGTTTACCATTTTTTATATCATGATGGTTTTTCTCAAAGCCCATCCTCAAAGTGTGATGTTCCTACCTGATGTCCCCACCTGGGTGGGGGATGCAAAATCGTATTTAGGATTTGTGCAAAGTGTCTTTTTTGTCTTGCTCACGGTGGCTGGACACTTGACGATTTTCAATACGCGGATTTCAGATTGGTTTATGAAAAAACCCTATCCCTCATGGTATTTATTGCTAGCATCATTCTCCACCGCCCTCTTAGGGAGCGTGATTGGCGTTTATGGCTTGGGTATCATGACACCGATTGGTTGGAAATGGGCGCTGTTTGTGTGGGGTTATTCTTTGTGTTGGTTTGTCTTTAATGATGGGGTTAAGATGGCAATGATAAAGTACTATAAAAGAAGATATAAAGAAAATGTTTTATAA
- the ppk2 gene encoding polyphosphate kinase 2 encodes MKKKYYKQVLYDLQVELVKFQKAVIKKDLKVCILFEGRDCAGKDGMIKRFVEHLSPREARIVALGVPSQKDVASWYFQRFVPHLPSNQEIVFFNRSWYNRAGVEKVMGFSTHEEQSCFLEEVGGFEHMLTHSGMIFLKYYLDISKEEQKKRLEARKNNPLKQWKLSPIDAKAQHYWDAYSKARDEMLEVSSFVFAPWYVVHTDDKKEARIHTIKHFLSQVDYEGKDEKLLAYDPDIIYRFDPKCDEKGFMFQ; translated from the coding sequence ATGAAAAAAAAGTACTACAAACAAGTGCTTTATGATTTACAAGTAGAACTTGTGAAATTTCAAAAAGCTGTGATTAAAAAAGACCTTAAAGTTTGTATCCTGTTTGAGGGGCGTGATTGTGCGGGGAAAGATGGAATGATTAAAAGATTTGTAGAACATCTAAGCCCGAGAGAAGCGCGTATTGTAGCTTTGGGAGTGCCATCACAAAAAGATGTGGCATCATGGTATTTTCAGCGTTTTGTTCCTCATCTCCCTAGTAATCAAGAGATTGTATTTTTTAATCGTAGTTGGTACAATCGTGCGGGTGTCGAAAAAGTCATGGGATTTTCAACGCATGAAGAACAAAGCTGTTTTTTAGAAGAGGTGGGTGGTTTTGAGCACATGCTCACGCATTCGGGAATGATTTTTTTAAAATATTATTTGGATATTTCAAAAGAAGAACAAAAAAAACGCTTGGAAGCACGGAAAAATAATCCTCTCAAACAATGGAAACTCAGTCCTATTGATGCCAAAGCACAGCACTATTGGGATGCTTACTCTAAAGCTAGAGATGAGATGCTTGAGGTGAGCTCATTTGTTTTTGCTCCTTGGTATGTTGTCCATACGGATGATAAAAAAGAAGCGAGAATTCATACCATCAAACACTTTTTATCTCAAGTAGATTATGAAGGAAAAGATGAAAAATTATTGGCTTATGACCCTGATATTATTTATAGATTTGATCCAAAGTGTGATGAAAAAGGATTTATGTTCCAATGA
- a CDS encoding MgtC/SapB family protein → MSFDSDLTHFAVTIVLSFLIGLEIKAYHIKFHSNRRDSFIGTARTLTFVGALGFIFYKMDAHHLSVYIAGMVGMTLLYALFYYKALLEGNHSILLYMVMLLVYTFGPLNLMYPLWMSALVFVLIVFVLNAKQSIANFTSEVDAYEFETLGKMVLLSAVILPLLPDKVVIPYIPLSPFKIWLSVVVISAISYGGYLIQKFVFPSKGVFLTGLIGGLYSSTATTVVLAKKTKEAGVNPLMTASIIAATSMMYLRLIVVAFIFNKGIAKEVAGIFLLLACVSLIVAFFYYKAQNRTVNTVLDIKDKNPLELSTAFIFAGLFLIMMLVTHFVIHYYGINGLKLLSFIVGFTDIDPFVLSLLNGKYVITQHEIVAAIIIASGSNNILKSIYALWFGGFKKTGHAFIWLCILGGVTIGYGLLL, encoded by the coding sequence ATGAGTTTTGACTCTGACCTCACGCATTTTGCAGTGACGATTGTGTTGAGTTTTTTAATCGGATTGGAGATTAAAGCGTATCATATCAAATTTCATAGCAACAGGAGAGACTCTTTTATAGGGACCGCGAGAACATTGACGTTTGTCGGGGCTTTGGGATTTATTTTTTATAAAATGGATGCACATCATCTCAGTGTTTACATCGCGGGTATGGTCGGTATGACACTCCTTTATGCACTGTTTTATTATAAGGCTTTGTTGGAGGGAAACCATAGTATTCTTTTGTATATGGTGATGCTTTTGGTTTATACTTTTGGACCCTTGAACTTGATGTATCCCCTATGGATGAGTGCGCTTGTTTTTGTATTGATTGTATTTGTGCTCAATGCCAAACAAAGTATTGCAAATTTTACCTCTGAGGTGGATGCGTATGAATTTGAAACCTTGGGTAAGATGGTCTTGCTCTCTGCGGTGATATTACCGCTGCTTCCAGATAAAGTGGTGATTCCATACATCCCGCTTTCGCCTTTTAAAATCTGGCTGAGTGTGGTCGTCATTTCAGCGATTTCTTATGGAGGATATCTGATACAAAAGTTTGTCTTTCCATCTAAAGGAGTGTTTTTAACCGGATTAATAGGCGGTCTTTACTCTTCGACTGCGACTACGGTCGTATTAGCGAAAAAAACCAAAGAAGCAGGCGTCAATCCGTTGATGACTGCATCTATAATCGCTGCGACTTCGATGATGTATTTGCGCTTGATTGTCGTTGCTTTTATCTTTAATAAAGGGATAGCAAAAGAGGTTGCTGGTATCTTTTTATTGTTAGCATGTGTCTCTTTAATAGTAGCATTTTTTTATTATAAAGCGCAAAATAGAACCGTCAATACAGTGTTGGATATAAAAGATAAAAACCCTCTTGAGCTTAGTACGGCATTTATTTTCGCGGGATTATTTTTGATCATGATGCTAGTGACGCATTTTGTGATTCATTACTATGGAATAAATGGTTTAAAACTGCTCTCGTTTATTGTGGGATTTACTGATATTGATCCTTTTGTACTCTCCTTACTCAATGGCAAGTATGTTATCACGCAACATGAGATTGTCGCTGCTATTATTATCGCATCAGGCAGTAATAATATTTTAAAATCCATCTATGCGTTGTGGTTTGGTGGATTCAAAAAGACAGGGCATGCATTTATATGGTTATGTATCTTAGGTGGGGTTACGATAGGTTATGGTTTGTTGTTATAA
- a CDS encoding molybdopterin dinucleotide binding domain-containing protein — translation MQNSRRKFLLGSGAIVAAASVAGYKETLGAVATLSDKGERAKDSIYFNSPQPEYSLLNKQFKTNEDFKIVPTTCIGCTTQCGVRIKVDKKTDKVVRVLGNPYNLLSTNPWLPYNTSIKDSYKTLSQTGNFETYRSNVCARGNSVFDKIYAENRVLKPLKRVGKRGENKWKEIDIDELISEIVNGGDLFGEGMVKGLKDVRDLNTPINPKEPSFGPKSNGLCCIGTTHEGRTMPMVHRFMMSFGSVNYSGHTSICGLSMRAGEAAFLGDFKKYPHLKPDFENTKYLLSIGTPPGQAGNPFKRQGKLLSSARTDGDIEYTIVSPMQGNSDTIAVGGKSNWIPIIPGTDLAFTMGLLQIIINNKLYNEKYLSMPSAKAMKALHEPSWTNASHLVIQDKEGFGKILKDKNVPLVIDSKDHTVKSSHDVLQAVLDYQGSITYQGKTYQVKTAFNDLKTNANDMSLDAYSKECGVSVEKMQEVAKKFTSFGRQASVDCHGGTMHTTGFYTSYSVMMLGAMIGNLNYKGGMSSGGGAYKDFVGSQYNLYAYKGKVKLRGARMDRARRPYESTNEYKEKVAKGENPYPAKDNWFPFTNALESEFITSSFKGYPYKMDALITFNSNFMYGTPGGENHIKELIKDPKKAVPLFVAIDPFINESSVYADYIIPDSVLYETWGVVHAWAAYQTKINTLRFPAVKPRQATFKNGEPIEMLSFIIALGKKMNLPGFGENAIQGTDGKLYPFDKAEDFYLRAFENIAMDGTPVPDATDEEIKLAGIEQYIPSLKKICKENWRKTAYVMARGGRYEDFEKSYDGDFTSHRYQKPIQIYNEKLGTSKNALNGVQHSGSPKFFKQRFATGETYDKLFPKDQFPLVAFSYKSNVLSTPNTSSTNLKQIRYTTYVDINPKTAQKLGLRHGDYVKVASHDGQTEGFLRLRHGVHPDTIGVEQGDGRRAEGAINIEINGKVTKGLASRRTGVYYNKLGLKDTSRNFAIAADFACGSSARQAIPVNITKIG, via the coding sequence ATGCAAAATAGTAGAAGAAAATTTTTATTGGGATCTGGTGCGATAGTTGCTGCTGCTTCAGTTGCAGGATACAAAGAGACATTGGGGGCGGTTGCCACACTTTCTGACAAAGGAGAGCGGGCAAAAGATAGTATCTATTTTAATTCACCACAACCAGAATACAGTCTTTTAAACAAACAATTTAAAACTAATGAAGATTTTAAAATCGTTCCGACCACGTGCATCGGATGTACGACACAATGTGGGGTGAGAATCAAAGTCGATAAAAAAACTGATAAAGTAGTGAGAGTACTGGGAAATCCTTACAATTTGCTCTCCACCAATCCATGGCTTCCTTATAACACGAGTATTAAAGATAGCTACAAAACACTCTCCCAAACTGGGAATTTTGAAACCTATCGCTCCAATGTTTGCGCACGAGGTAACTCTGTCTTTGATAAAATCTATGCAGAAAACCGCGTTTTAAAACCTCTTAAAAGAGTGGGTAAAAGAGGTGAAAACAAATGGAAAGAGATAGATATTGATGAGTTGATTTCTGAAATCGTCAATGGTGGTGATCTGTTTGGTGAAGGCATGGTCAAAGGACTCAAAGATGTCCGAGACCTCAACACACCCATCAACCCAAAAGAGCCATCATTTGGACCAAAATCTAATGGACTTTGCTGTATTGGAACCACTCATGAGGGAAGAACCATGCCGATGGTCCACCGCTTCATGATGTCCTTTGGAAGTGTCAATTATTCTGGTCATACTTCTATTTGTGGTCTTTCAATGAGAGCAGGAGAAGCTGCGTTTTTGGGAGATTTCAAAAAATATCCACACCTAAAACCAGATTTTGAAAATACAAAATACCTCCTGAGTATCGGGACACCTCCAGGACAAGCGGGAAATCCTTTTAAACGACAAGGAAAACTCCTCTCTAGTGCCCGAACTGATGGCGATATCGAATACACCATCGTCTCCCCAATGCAAGGGAACAGTGATACCATAGCAGTGGGTGGCAAAAGTAACTGGATTCCGATTATTCCAGGGACTGATTTGGCTTTTACTATGGGATTGTTACAAATCATCATCAACAATAAACTCTATAATGAAAAATACCTCTCAATGCCATCAGCTAAAGCGATGAAAGCCTTGCATGAGCCTTCATGGACCAATGCCAGCCATCTTGTTATTCAAGACAAAGAGGGCTTTGGAAAGATACTCAAAGATAAAAATGTTCCGCTGGTTATTGATAGCAAAGACCATACCGTAAAATCATCTCATGATGTATTACAAGCCGTGCTTGATTATCAAGGAAGCATCACCTATCAAGGCAAAACTTACCAAGTCAAAACAGCCTTTAATGACCTCAAAACCAACGCCAATGATATGAGCTTGGATGCCTACTCCAAAGAGTGCGGCGTGAGTGTTGAAAAGATGCAAGAAGTCGCGAAAAAATTCACCTCTTTTGGCAGACAAGCCAGTGTCGATTGTCATGGTGGTACCATGCATACGACCGGATTTTATACCAGTTATTCTGTCATGATGTTAGGAGCCATGATTGGAAATCTCAACTACAAAGGCGGTATGAGCAGTGGCGGTGGTGCCTACAAAGACTTCGTCGGGTCTCAATACAATCTTTATGCTTACAAAGGCAAAGTCAAACTCAGAGGTGCCAGAATGGATCGTGCGAGACGACCTTATGAAAGCACTAATGAATACAAAGAAAAAGTCGCCAAAGGTGAAAACCCTTATCCAGCCAAAGACAATTGGTTCCCATTTACCAATGCGCTAGAGAGTGAGTTTATCACCAGCAGTTTCAAGGGCTATCCTTATAAAATGGATGCGCTTATCACCTTTAATTCAAACTTTATGTATGGCACTCCTGGTGGAGAAAATCATATCAAAGAGTTGATTAAAGATCCAAAAAAAGCGGTACCTTTGTTTGTCGCAATCGATCCATTTATCAACGAATCTTCTGTATATGCTGATTATATTATCCCAGATTCTGTATTGTATGAAACTTGGGGTGTTGTGCATGCGTGGGCTGCGTATCAGACCAAAATCAACACACTCAGATTCCCAGCAGTCAAACCAAGACAAGCAACCTTTAAAAACGGTGAACCTATCGAGATGCTAAGCTTCATCATCGCCCTTGGTAAAAAAATGAATTTGCCTGGCTTTGGCGAAAATGCTATTCAAGGCACAGATGGGAAACTCTATCCATTTGATAAGGCTGAGGATTTTTATTTAAGAGCATTTGAAAATATCGCGATGGATGGTACGCCAGTTCCTGATGCCACCGATGAAGAGATCAAACTCGCAGGTATAGAACAATACATCCCTTCATTGAAAAAAATCTGTAAAGAAAACTGGAGAAAAACCGCTTATGTTATGGCACGTGGAGGACGATACGAAGATTTTGAAAAAAGTTATGATGGAGATTTCACGTCTCATAGATATCAAAAACCAATACAAATCTATAATGAAAAACTCGGTACCAGCAAAAATGCACTCAATGGAGTACAACACAGTGGGTCACCGAAATTTTTCAAACAACGATTTGCAACCGGTGAGACTTATGATAAATTGTTTCCAAAAGATCAATTTCCTTTGGTGGCATTTTCATACAAATCTAATGTACTCTCCACTCCCAATACATCCAGCACGAATTTGAAACAGATTCGATATACCACCTATGTCGATATCAATCCAAAAACAGCGCAAAAATTAGGATTACGACACGGTGATTATGTCAAAGTCGCCTCTCATGATGGTCAAACAGAGGGCTTCCTCAGACTCAGACATGGCGTTCATCCTGATACCATTGGTGTCGAACAAGGTGACGGTAGAAGAGCAGAAGGCGCTATCAACATCGAAATCAACGGCAAAGTAACCAAAGGTTTGGCCTCAAGAAGAACGGGGGTTTATTATAATAAACTCGGACTAAAAGATACCAGCCGAAACTTTGCAATTGCGGCGGATTTTGCTTGTGGCTCTTCAGCCAGACAAGCCATCCCTGTAAATATCACAAAGATTGGCTAA
- the nrfD gene encoding NrfD/PsrC family molybdoenzyme membrane anchor subunit: MDNMQHFLTLISSITIEKPWGIDIPNYFWFTGSSAAAFIISSFAHVFGWKKYKPIAGVSLLMAFVLLVAAPLNLIDDLRQPGRILNFFLYGWEDFPTSPMKWGVLLLMAYPILIFFEAQALYRTYFVKKAQNSRGLARVFNMLFTFGNTDLSEAAMEKDHKKGYILGAIGIPLALAVHGYTGYILGAVHANVMWHTPLMPLIFLASAMVSGTGLLVILIPLFQRFLSERKKVDRDMVATLAKLLSWFIVADLVMRFLWLTFSLTFADGEKYALYQYFSLHFEDTLWIDYVLCLFVPLIIGFTKLRNIPSVVYFGGIVTAIGVWLFRWNTVIGGQEIPRTTPGFSHYTPPMYGQDSVMAVLSNWGILFALICAVLLIFPWDEEMQDCYEGVENAK; this comes from the coding sequence ATGGATAATATGCAACACTTTTTAACACTAATCTCTTCTATTACAATAGAAAAACCTTGGGGTATTGATATACCAAATTATTTTTGGTTTACCGGCAGTTCCGCAGCAGCGTTTATCATCTCAAGCTTTGCACATGTTTTTGGATGGAAAAAGTACAAACCAATCGCGGGAGTTTCCTTATTGATGGCCTTTGTTTTGTTGGTCGCAGCACCACTGAATCTCATCGATGATTTAAGACAACCAGGCAGAATTTTAAACTTTTTCTTATATGGCTGGGAAGATTTCCCAACATCACCGATGAAATGGGGTGTTTTGTTGCTCATGGCCTATCCAATCCTCATCTTTTTTGAAGCGCAAGCACTGTATCGTACCTATTTTGTCAAAAAAGCGCAAAACAGTAGAGGCTTAGCCAGAGTGTTTAATATGCTCTTTACTTTTGGTAACACTGATTTAAGTGAAGCTGCCATGGAAAAAGATCATAAAAAAGGCTACATTTTAGGCGCTATTGGTATTCCACTCGCTTTAGCCGTACATGGATATACCGGATACATCTTAGGTGCTGTTCATGCCAATGTCATGTGGCACACTCCTTTGATGCCGCTTATCTTTTTGGCCTCAGCGATGGTCTCAGGAACCGGACTTTTGGTCATCTTAATCCCACTTTTTCAAAGATTTTTATCCGAACGCAAAAAAGTCGACAGAGACATGGTCGCTACGTTAGCGAAACTACTCTCTTGGTTTATTGTGGCCGATTTAGTCATGAGATTTTTATGGTTGACCTTTTCACTCACCTTTGCAGATGGCGAAAAATATGCGCTCTATCAATACTTTAGCTTGCATTTTGAAGATACACTTTGGATTGATTATGTATTGTGTCTTTTTGTGCCACTCATCATCGGCTTTACAAAACTCAGAAATATCCCATCGGTCGTCTATTTTGGCGGTATCGTCACCGCAATTGGCGTATGGCTATTTAGATGGAATACGGTAATCGGCGGTCAAGAAATCCCTCGCACCACTCCGGGATTTTCACATTACACCCCACCAATGTATGGACAAGACAGTGTGATGGCGGTACTCTCAAATTGGGGTATCTTATTTGCACTTATTTGTGCCGTGTTGTTAATATTTCCATGGGATGAAGAGATGCAAGATTGTTATGAAGGAGTAGAAAATGCAAAATAG
- the dsrO gene encoding sulfate reduction electron transfer complex DsrMKJOP subunit DsrO, protein MDNQDNSRRSFLKKGFASTAFAMLATTGAEAFSLQIPGRDKKDPKHIGQVGKHFVMVLDLRKCIGCQACTSVCKVENEVPHDQYRTFVTETEMGEFPDVRKGFLPQLCNHCDDPACVPVCPTGATFKREDGIVVVDNEVCWGCGYCISACPYDKRYFNKRTKTADKCNFCAQRVDKGLMPACVETCIGGARVFGDVNDKNSEVYKLIHSFSTSVLKEAQGTHPQTFYISLDSRIEELFSTTQSLDDIVKAEEGFKSEWEKTRAEAHNHG, encoded by the coding sequence ATGGATAATCAAGATAATTCAAGAAGAAGTTTCTTGAAAAAAGGATTCGCATCCACAGCTTTCGCAATGCTTGCGACAACGGGTGCTGAAGCCTTTTCTCTTCAAATTCCTGGGCGAGATAAAAAAGATCCAAAACACATCGGGCAAGTGGGCAAACATTTTGTGATGGTGTTAGATCTTAGAAAATGTATCGGATGTCAAGCATGTACTTCCGTTTGTAAAGTAGAAAACGAAGTACCGCATGATCAATACAGAACGTTTGTAACTGAAACAGAAATGGGAGAATTTCCCGATGTCAGAAAGGGATTTTTACCACAACTGTGTAATCATTGTGATGACCCCGCCTGTGTTCCGGTCTGCCCAACAGGTGCGACCTTTAAAAGAGAAGATGGCATCGTCGTGGTTGATAATGAAGTCTGTTGGGGTTGTGGATACTGCATCAGTGCATGTCCTTATGACAAACGATACTTCAACAAACGAACCAAAACAGCTGATAAATGTAACTTCTGTGCACAACGCGTCGATAAAGGGTTGATGCCAGCATGTGTGGAAACGTGTATCGGTGGCGCACGTGTTTTTGGTGATGTCAATGACAAAAACTCAGAAGTATACAAACTCATTCACAGTTTTTCAACCAGCGTCTTAAAAGAGGCTCAAGGAACCCATCCACAAACGTTTTATATCAGTTTAGATTCTAGAATTGAAGAGTTATTTTCAACCACACAAAGTCTAGATGACATCGTAAAAGCAGAGGAAGGATTCAAATCAGAATGGGAAAAAACAAGAGCGGAGGCACACAATCATGGATAA